The window CACTTTCACCTCGTCGGGGGCCGGCCCCTTTCCCCCGGGCTGGGTTGACGAGGGAAGGATCTTTCTTGACGGGTTGGCGAATAGGTATATAATACTATAATTTTCGGCTGTTACTTGGCGACGGAAGGGGTGATCCATACATGCCGGGCGTCCGCGTGAAGGAAGAGGAGCCCTTCGAGAGCGTACTGAAACGTTTCAAGAAGCAGTGCGAGAAGGCCGGGATCCTTTCGGAAATCCGCAAGCGGGAACATTATGAAAAGCCCAGCGTCAAAAAAAAGAAGAAGACACTGGCGGCCAGGAAGCGCGCGTTGAAGAAATTGAAGAAGATGGCCAGGTAGCGTGATTGGGACTCAAGGAACAGTTGCATAAGGATATGCAGACGGCGGCCAAGGAGCGCAACTCCTTGGCCCTTTCTGCTTTGCGGATGGCCGTGGCGGCGGTGCAGAACCGGGAGATCGAGGCGGTCACCCGGAAGGAGATGCCGCAGGGGGGAGCGCTGCCCGAGGAGGCGATCCTGAAGGTGATCGTCTCGATGGTCAAGCAGCGTCGCGAATCGATCGGATTGTTCCTTCAGGGAAACCGCCCGGAGCTCGCCTCGAGGGAGGAGAGCGAGATCGCCGTCCTCGATCGGTACCTGCCGAAGGCGCTCACCGCGGCGGAGATCGAGGCGGCGGCGCGCGAGGCGATCGCGGAAACCGGCGCCAGGCTTCCGTCCGACATGGGACGCGTCATGAAGGCGCTCATGCCGAAGGTGGCGGGCCGAGCCGACGGCAAGGCGGTCAGCGAAACGGTTCGACGCCTCCTGGCGGGATAGCGGTCCCGGGGGCCGCTAAGTGCTGCGCTTCATAATTACGGCGATGCATGTTGTTTCGAAACCGCACCGAGAACGTCGATGCGCCGGTCCGGCAAGGCGCGCGACTGAGGCGTACTGTTAAGTACGACGCAAGGAGCGCCCCACTCCCGGACGAAATACGCTCCCTGGGGTACCCTCGACCGCCGATACGATGTTGCTTATCGGCATGAGAGGCACAACGAAGCCGGGACGGATGCAGCGGCGTTCGAATGCAGGCGGAATTATGAAACGCAGCACTTAGGGAGAGTTTTGGGAGGTCGGATCTCCGAAAGCACGATCCGGGAAGTACGGGACCGGGCGGACATCGTAGAGGTGGTTTCCGAGACGGTTCCCCTGTCCCGGGCCGGGGCGAGTTTCCGCGGTCTGTGCCCCTTTCACCGGGAAAAGACGCCGTCGTTCTTCGTCCACCCCACCCGGCAGGCGTTCAAGTGCTTCGGATGCGGGGAGGGGGGATCGGTCTTCCACTTCCTGATGAAGGCGCGCAACCTATCCTTCGCCGACTCGGTCGAGGAACTCGCGGAACGGTACGGCGTGGCGGTCCGGTACGAAGGCGGAGCCGCCCGTTCCCGGCCGCAAGAGGATCTCTACGCCCTTCTCCGCCTCGCGGCGGAAACGTACCGGGAACTTCTCGGTTCTTCCACAGGGAAGGCCGGAAGGGAATTTCTGCGGCGGCGGGGAGTGACCCCCGAAGCCGAACGCGAGTTCGCCCTCGGCTGGTCCGGGACGGGAGGTGAACTGGTTTCCGCGCTGAAGCGGGAAGGGATCGACCCGGCCCGGGGCGAGGCGGCAGGCCTTCTGCTTCCTTCGGGTACCGGGTACCGGGACCGGTTCCGCGGGCGCGTGCTCTTTCCGATCGCGGATGCACGAGGACGCATCTGCGGTTTCGGGGGTCGGGCGGTCGACGACGCCGTCCCGAAGTACCTCAACTCCCCCGAATCCGAGCTGTACCGGAAAAGTTCCCTCCTGTACGGCCTGTACCAGGCGCTGCCGGCCATCCGGAGCGAAGGCCGCGTCCTGGTGGTCGAGGGGTACATGGACCTGATCGGCCTGTGGCAGAAGGGAGTCCGGGGGGTCGTGGCGACGTGCGGGACCTCGCTTACGGAGAGCCACGCCAGAACGCTGAAGCGTTTGTCGGAAAACGTCATCCTTTTCTACGACGGAGACGTTGCCGGTAAAAAGGCCGCTGTGCGGTCGGGAGGTCCTTTGTACGCGGCGGGGGTCAGCCCGAAAGCCCTCTTTCCACCGAAGGGGATGGATCCGGACGACTGGGCGAAGGCGGCGTCGTCGGAGGAGTTGGTCCGGCGCATCGCCGGGGCGGTTCCCCTCATGGAGTCGATCGAGCGCGGGGCTTCCAGGAAGTACGATCTCGCGACCATTTCCGGAAAACTATCGTATGTGCAGCTGATGGCGAAATATCTTCGATGGGTGACCGATCCGGCGGAGCGCGAGCTTTACGCGCAGAGGGTGGCGCAGACTTCGGGGCTCCCCGTGGACACGATCCACCGGCAGGTCGGGCCATCCGCCCTTCCGACCCTTCCGGAAGGGGGCGCCCCCCCGCGGAGGAAGGATCCCCGCGGGGAAGAGAGCCATCTCCTGCGATTGCTGGCCGTGGATCCTTCCCTCGCCGTCACGGCGCGCGGGGACGGAGTCGGAGAGCTCCTCTCCGGAGAGGACGCCCGGGAAGCCGTCGCGTATCTGGCGGACCTGGCCGAGCGGATCCCCGGGGAGACGGGCTCCCCGCTCGGGGAAGATCTCCCCGACGGCGTGCGAAAACTCCTGTCCGCCGAGCTCGTGCTGGCGGACATCTCTCCGGAGGACGCGCGAAGACGCTACCCGGGAGCGGTCCTTTCCCTCCGGATCCGTCGGGCGCGGGAGAGGACCGAGGAGTTGCAGGAGAAGGTGAAGAGTGCGTCGGGCGAGGAGGCTTCGCTGCTCTTCGAACGGGTGGTGGCCGCGAAGCGGGAACTGGAGCGGCTGGAATCGGAACGCAGATCCCGATGACGAGGTGAATCGCAGATGGCGAGGCGGAAACAGCCGGACGGCATCGACGGACTGGTGGAAAAAGGGCGGGCGCAGGGGTACGTCACCTACGATGAGCTGAACAGCGCCCTTCCGCCCGATGTGCTGACCGGAGACCAGATCGAGGACGTCATGGCGATCTTCGGCGCGAACGCGATCGAGGTGGTGGACGACTTCCAGAAAGTCCCCCTCCATCCCGGCGCCAACCTCCTGATCGGCGAAGAGGAGGCCGGGGAGGAGGAAGAGGCGACCGTCGAGGAGGAGCCCGCCGTCGAGGAGGAGGAGTTCGGATACCCCGGCGGGGTGAAGGGGAACG of the Candidatus Deferrimicrobium sp. genome contains:
- the rpsU gene encoding 30S ribosomal protein S21, which encodes MPGVRVKEEEPFESVLKRFKKQCEKAGILSEIRKREHYEKPSVKKKKKTLAARKRALKKLKKMAR
- a CDS encoding GatB/YqeY domain-containing protein; its protein translation is MHKDMQTAAKERNSLALSALRMAVAAVQNREIEAVTRKEMPQGGALPEEAILKVIVSMVKQRRESIGLFLQGNRPELASREESEIAVLDRYLPKALTAAEIEAAAREAIAETGARLPSDMGRVMKALMPKVAGRADGKAVSETVRRLLAG
- the dnaG gene encoding DNA primase; protein product: MGGRISESTIREVRDRADIVEVVSETVPLSRAGASFRGLCPFHREKTPSFFVHPTRQAFKCFGCGEGGSVFHFLMKARNLSFADSVEELAERYGVAVRYEGGAARSRPQEDLYALLRLAAETYRELLGSSTGKAGREFLRRRGVTPEAEREFALGWSGTGGELVSALKREGIDPARGEAAGLLLPSGTGYRDRFRGRVLFPIADARGRICGFGGRAVDDAVPKYLNSPESELYRKSSLLYGLYQALPAIRSEGRVLVVEGYMDLIGLWQKGVRGVVATCGTSLTESHARTLKRLSENVILFYDGDVAGKKAAVRSGGPLYAAGVSPKALFPPKGMDPDDWAKAASSEELVRRIAGAVPLMESIERGASRKYDLATISGKLSYVQLMAKYLRWVTDPAERELYAQRVAQTSGLPVDTIHRQVGPSALPTLPEGGAPPRRKDPRGEESHLLRLLAVDPSLAVTARGDGVGELLSGEDAREAVAYLADLAERIPGETGSPLGEDLPDGVRKLLSAELVLADISPEDARRRYPGAVLSLRIRRARERTEELQEKVKSASGEEASLLFERVVAAKRELERLESERRSR